The Haloferax volcanii DS2 DNA segment ACGCGGTCGACGCGGCGTTCAACGGCTTCGACTACGACCGCGGCGACGAGCGCGAGCAGGTCGCCACCTACGCCGATGCCATCTCGAAACCCGGCGAGGACACGCGGCTCCCGGCGTGGAACGACACGTCGCTGTCGCCCGACGAGGTGCTCGCCGCCGCGGGCGACGACCTCGACGACGTTCGGGAGGGCGCGGGCCGATGAGCGAGGCGACCTACGACGACCTCGCGGGCGTCGTCGACCTCTTCGGGGCGCTCACCCGCGAGGAACTGGAGACCGCGCTGGACGAACTCGCGTTCAAGCAGGGTCGCGAGACCGACGGCGACGCGCTGTCGGGCGCGATTTCCGACGCGGTCGACGCCTACTACCTCGTCCCCTACGAGGACGACGAGACGGACGCGGAGCTTCTGACGGTCGGCCCGATGGCGTTTCCGACGCTCCCCGACCGGGCGGAGGACCTGCCGCACATCCTCGATTACCCGACCCGCGAGGTGCCGCGGGACGAACTCGCGACGCAGGTCGAATCCCGCCTCCGAGCGGCGGCCGCGAGCGCGGTGCAGACGGGCGACGCCGACGAAATCGAGCGTCTGCTGGACGTGACGTACGACCTCGAAGCGTGGGCCGACACCGACGTGGGGTCGATTCGCGAGCGCCTCGACGCCGCGCTGGACGCGGAGGGGCAGGCCTAAGTCGCGGCATCGCTTTACGAACCGTGACGATGGACCTCGCGGGCGTCACTCGACACGAACCGGTGACCGTCGACGCGGGCCGGCGGGCGGCCGTCATCGCCCCCGTCGTGTTCCGCGACGAGCGGCCGCACATCCTGTTTACCAAGCGCGCCGACCACCTCGGCGAGCACCCGGGCCAGATGAGTTTTCCCGGCGGCGGCCGCGAACCGAGCGACGCCGACCTGCGGGCGACCGCGCTCCGCGAGTCCAACGAGGAAATCGGACTTCGACCCGAGGAGGCGGCGTTTCACGGCCGCCTCGACGACATCCGAACCGTGACCGACTACGCCGTCTCGCCGTTCGTCGCCACGGTTCCCGACCGCGCGTACGAACCCGACCAGCGCGAGGTGGCCGAAATCGCGGTGCTCGCGGTTGGCGACCTCATCGACCGCGCGAACTACGAGTCGGAACGCCGCGACCACCCGCAGTACGGCGAGATTCGGCTCCACTTCTTCCACGTCGACGGCTACACCGTCTGGGGCGCGACCGGGCGGATGCTCGTGCAACTGCTCGAACTCACGACCGACTGGCGCGTCCCCGAGGAGGTCGACCGCGTGGTCGACCCCGACGCCGACTACCCGGTGTAGTGCCCCTCGGCGCGTGCCGACCCGGCGCGGTCGCTCGCGGCGTCCGAACCAGTTCCGAAAAACAAAACAGCGTCGCGGACGTCGATCCCGTCACTCCCTGCCCCTCTCAGTCCCGTGTCCGGCCCGCGTGTACCCCCTCAGCCGAGGAGGTACTTGAGCGCGGGGCGCTGGCGGACGAACTCCATCTTCTCGATGATGGCGTCGAGGCCGAGGATGCGGCCCGCCGCGAGCGTGCCGACGATGACGAACATCATCAGCCCGAACAGGTCGCCGTTGACCACGCCGTGGCCCCACTCGGCGTTCCCCAGGTAGAAAAACACCATCAGGACGCCGCCGAAGAAGGCGGCGAGCCGGACGAGTGCACCCACGATGAGCCCGAGACCGATGAGGAACTCGCCCCACGGAATCATGACGTTCGTGAGGTCGAGGAGCCACGGAGTGGCGGCGGCCCACGCGAAGAAGCCCTGGAGCGGCGAGGCTGC contains these protein-coding regions:
- a CDS encoding DUF7109 family protein — protein: MSEATYDDLAGVVDLFGALTREELETALDELAFKQGRETDGDALSGAISDAVDAYYLVPYEDDETDAELLTVGPMAFPTLPDRAEDLPHILDYPTREVPRDELATQVESRLRAAAASAVQTGDADEIERLLDVTYDLEAWADTDVGSIRERLDAALDAEGQA
- a CDS encoding NUDIX hydrolase translates to MDLAGVTRHEPVTVDAGRRAAVIAPVVFRDERPHILFTKRADHLGEHPGQMSFPGGGREPSDADLRATALRESNEEIGLRPEEAAFHGRLDDIRTVTDYAVSPFVATVPDRAYEPDQREVAEIAVLAVGDLIDRANYESERRDHPQYGEIRLHFFHVDGYTVWGATGRMLVQLLELTTDWRVPEEVDRVVDPDADYPV
- a CDS encoding DoxX family protein; protein product: MDFDYSRGVTGYVLVLTRLITGYWFLHAGLGKITGEPFSAAGYLANAPAASPLQGFFAWAAATPWLLDLTNVMIPWGEFLIGLGLIVGALVRLAAFFGGVLMVFFYLGNAEWGHGVVNGDLFGLMMFVIVGTLAAGRILGLDAIIEKMEFVRQRPALKYLLG